One Capricornis sumatraensis isolate serow.1 chromosome 8, serow.2, whole genome shotgun sequence genomic region harbors:
- the CD68 gene encoding macrosialin isoform X2, producing MRLAVFFSGALLGLLAESTSSPGTTSHRTTKSHRTTTQRITTTMHTTNTTGTTSGKSPTATHSPATTTSHQNTTVHPTSNSTATSPGPSTRSPHPEPPPSPSPSPGSKEAIGDYTWSNGSQPCVRLQAQIQMRVLYPTQGGGEAWGISVLNPNRTKAQGGCEGTHSHLLLSFPSGQLSFGFKQDPLQSTVYLNYMAVEYNVSFPQAVQWTFSVQNSSLRDLQTPLGQSFSCRNASIIVSPALHLDLLSLKLQAAQLSPSGAFGPSFSCPNDKSILLPLIIGLILLGLLTLVLVTFCIVRRRPPTYQPL from the exons ATGAGGTTGGCTGTGTTCTTCTCTGGGGCCTTGCTGGGGCTACTAGCAG AAAGCACATCAAGCCCTGGAACAACCAGCCACAGAACTACCAAGAGCCACAGAACCACCACTCAGAGAATCACCACCACCATGCATACAACCAACACCACAGGAACCACCAGTGGCAAGTCCCCAACAGCCACTCATAGTCCTGCTACCACCACCAGTCATCAAAATACTACAGTTCATCCAACAAGCAACAGTACTGCCACAAGTCCAGGACCCTCCACCAGATCCCCCCACCCAGAACCACCACCCTCTCCAAGTCCTAGCCCAGGCTCCAAGGAGGCAATAGGAGACTACACTTGGAGTAATGGTTCCCAGCCCTGCGTCCGGCTCCAAGCCCAGATTCAGATGCGAGTTCTGTACCCAACTCAGGGTGGAGGAGAG GCCTGGGGCATCTCTGTACTGAACCCCAACAGAACCAAGGCCCAGGGGGGCTGTGAAGGTACCCATTCCCACTTGCTGCTCTCATTCCCCTCCGGACAGCTCAGCTTCGGATTCAAACAG GATCCACTGCAGAGCACAGTCTACCTGAACTATATGGCTGTGGAGTACAACGTGTCCTTCCCCCAGGCAGTGC AGTGGACATTCTCAGTTCAGAACTCATCCCTTCGAGATCTCCAAACCCCCCTGGGCCAGAGCTTCAGCTGCAGAAATGCAAGCATCATTGTTTCACCAGCTTTACACCTCGATCTGCTCTCCCTGAAGCTACAAGCTGCTCAGCTGTCGCCCTCAGGGGCCTTTGGACCAA GTTTCTCTTGTCCCAATGATAAGTCCATCTTGCTGCCTCTCATCATCGGCCTGATCTTACTCGGCCTCCTCACCCTGGTGCTTGTTACCTTCTGCATCGTCCGAAGACGCCCACCCACTTACCAGCCCCTCTGA
- the CD68 gene encoding macrosialin isoform X1 — protein MRLAVFFSGALLGLLAAQGTGNDCPHKKSATLLPSFTVTPTATESTSSPGTTSHRTTKSHRTTTQRITTTMHTTNTTGTTSGKSPTATHSPATTTSHQNTTVHPTSNSTATSPGPSTRSPHPEPPPSPSPSPGSKEAIGDYTWSNGSQPCVRLQAQIQMRVLYPTQGGGEAWGISVLNPNRTKAQGGCEGTHSHLLLSFPSGQLSFGFKQDPLQSTVYLNYMAVEYNVSFPQAVQWTFSVQNSSLRDLQTPLGQSFSCRNASIIVSPALHLDLLSLKLQAAQLSPSGAFGPSFSCPNDKSILLPLIIGLILLGLLTLVLVTFCIVRRRPPTYQPL, from the exons ATGAGGTTGGCTGTGTTCTTCTCTGGGGCCTTGCTGGGGCTACTAGCAG CCCAGGGGACAGGGAATGACTGTCCTCATAAAAAATCCGCCACTCTGCTGCCATCCTTCACGGTGACACCTACAGCTACAGAAAGCACATCAAGCCCTGGAACAACCAGCCACAGAACTACCAAGAGCCACAGAACCACCACTCAGAGAATCACCACCACCATGCATACAACCAACACCACAGGAACCACCAGTGGCAAGTCCCCAACAGCCACTCATAGTCCTGCTACCACCACCAGTCATCAAAATACTACAGTTCATCCAACAAGCAACAGTACTGCCACAAGTCCAGGACCCTCCACCAGATCCCCCCACCCAGAACCACCACCCTCTCCAAGTCCTAGCCCAGGCTCCAAGGAGGCAATAGGAGACTACACTTGGAGTAATGGTTCCCAGCCCTGCGTCCGGCTCCAAGCCCAGATTCAGATGCGAGTTCTGTACCCAACTCAGGGTGGAGGAGAG GCCTGGGGCATCTCTGTACTGAACCCCAACAGAACCAAGGCCCAGGGGGGCTGTGAAGGTACCCATTCCCACTTGCTGCTCTCATTCCCCTCCGGACAGCTCAGCTTCGGATTCAAACAG GATCCACTGCAGAGCACAGTCTACCTGAACTATATGGCTGTGGAGTACAACGTGTCCTTCCCCCAGGCAGTGC AGTGGACATTCTCAGTTCAGAACTCATCCCTTCGAGATCTCCAAACCCCCCTGGGCCAGAGCTTCAGCTGCAGAAATGCAAGCATCATTGTTTCACCAGCTTTACACCTCGATCTGCTCTCCCTGAAGCTACAAGCTGCTCAGCTGTCGCCCTCAGGGGCCTTTGGACCAA GTTTCTCTTGTCCCAATGATAAGTCCATCTTGCTGCCTCTCATCATCGGCCTGATCTTACTCGGCCTCCTCACCCTGGTGCTTGTTACCTTCTGCATCGTCCGAAGACGCCCACCCACTTACCAGCCCCTCTGA